The following coding sequences are from one Campylobacter sp. RM16187 window:
- a CDS encoding helix-hairpin-helix domain-containing protein: MKNKILITLIWLLIILGFIMLLGGQIGVSIGFLFVALIFYGQTDNAKKLEKKIKEEKASKQNAKNNDAVTDMMNSLKNGEFTKFSNIGETVEYPDPSDEEVNEAREISSNIATPKELSRLKQRASYLDFDDPLRIAYNMASYQAYGYYVKFKDDFKSLNTIFYYESPTNNVIQSIGEIITPEAYNSLNEIEKRFFKKITMEDYNYSKGRFKQLIKNAISKNCMAILRLFEIYYSHDEDKESKFNNFIEKNDFLKNGFEATSDFYQEFNTKKEMMIKIQNLQGLPASTAFIKAGYEKLDDIKKLSDDEILSIKGIGAKKLEEIKIFLNNVK; encoded by the coding sequence ATGAAAAATAAGATACTTATTACCTTGATATGGCTTTTGATAATCTTAGGTTTTATTATGCTTTTAGGCGGACAAATAGGGGTGTCGATAGGATTTTTATTCGTAGCCTTAATATTTTATGGACAAACCGATAATGCTAAAAAATTAGAAAAAAAGATTAAAGAAGAAAAAGCAAGTAAACAAAATGCTAAAAACAATGATGCAGTAACTGACATGATGAACAGTTTAAAAAATGGAGAATTTACAAAGTTCTCAAACATAGGTGAAACGGTAGAATACCCAGATCCAAGTGATGAAGAAGTTAATGAAGCTAGAGAAATTTCAAGCAATATAGCTACGCCAAAAGAGTTAAGCAGACTAAAACAAAGAGCGTCATATCTTGACTTTGACGATCCACTTCGCATAGCCTATAACATGGCAAGTTATCAAGCTTACGGATACTATGTAAAATTTAAAGATGATTTTAAAAGCCTAAACACTATATTTTATTATGAATCCCCAACTAATAATGTTATACAAAGCATAGGTGAAATAATAACGCCAGAAGCATACAACAGTCTTAATGAGATAGAAAAGAGATTTTTTAAGAAGATTACAATGGAGGACTATAATTATAGCAAAGGACGTTTTAAACAGCTAATAAAAAATGCAATATCAAAAAATTGTATGGCTATACTTAGACTTTTTGAAATATACTACTCGCATGATGAAGACAAAGAGTCGAAATTTAATAACTTCATAGAGAAAAACGACTTTTTAAAAAATGGATTTGAGGCTACAAGTGATTTTTATCAAGAATTTAACACAAAAAAAGAGATGATGATAAAAATTCAAAACTTGCAGGGTTTGCCGGCATCTACGGCTTTTATAAAAGCAGGATATGAAAAATTAGATGATATTAAAAAACTAAGCGATGATGAAATACTAAGTATTAAAGGTATAGGAGCCAAAAAGCTTGAGGAAATAAAAATTTTTTTAAATAATGTCAAATAA
- a CDS encoding tyrosine-type recombinase/integrase has translation MPKINAPLTDKLIKSLKPKEKEYKKSDGKNLYLFVTPIGRKYFAFEFKSPITQKIRRMALGEYPTLSLAEARERKMELLKQIASGDDPLIIKTSSDTTLKSIAMEWLNIKATKVAKTTLDKQIIRLERHLFPFLGSKEINDITKADIISILRKIEKTGHFETMNRIYMLCSQIWRYAVGVDKVSHNIISDINYQYTFKSGKVKNFSTLTSHDDIKRLLIAVNNYNGDIKTKFALKLAIYTAVRPFNIRSARWDEFDFENGIWQISSEKMKMRETFTLPLSKQAIKLLNEYKSNTLPNDFLFPSIKNGKFMSENTLNLALRRMGFSKDEIVSHGFRAMFSTITNENAHIHGFSPDVIERCLAHKEKDKIREAYNRANYMPLMRGLMQWWADWLNNLECFE, from the coding sequence ATGCCTAAAATAAACGCTCCGCTAACAGATAAGCTAATAAAGTCACTAAAACCAAAAGAAAAAGAGTATAAGAAATCGGACGGCAAAAATTTATACCTATTTGTAACACCAATCGGGCGTAAATATTTTGCTTTCGAGTTTAAAAGCCCGATAACTCAAAAAATCAGGCGAATGGCTCTAGGCGAATACCCTACTCTTAGTCTTGCCGAAGCAAGAGAGCGCAAAATGGAGCTTCTAAAGCAGATTGCAAGCGGAGATGACCCGCTCATCATCAAGACCTCATCAGATACGACACTTAAAAGTATAGCTATGGAGTGGTTAAACATCAAAGCTACAAAAGTCGCTAAAACTACACTTGATAAACAAATTATAAGGCTTGAAAGGCATCTTTTCCCGTTTTTAGGCTCCAAAGAGATTAACGATATAACAAAAGCGGACATTATCAGCATTTTAAGAAAGATAGAAAAGACAGGGCATTTTGAAACTATGAATAGAATTTATATGCTTTGCTCTCAGATATGGCGATACGCCGTTGGAGTAGATAAAGTAAGCCATAACATCATATCCGACATCAACTATCAATACACATTCAAATCAGGCAAGGTTAAAAATTTCTCAACACTTACCAGCCATGATGACATCAAAAGACTACTAATAGCCGTTAATAATTACAATGGAGATATAAAAACTAAATTCGCTCTAAAACTTGCCATATATACTGCTGTTAGACCATTTAATATAAGAAGCGCAAGATGGGATGAGTTTGATTTTGAAAATGGCATATGGCAAATTTCAAGCGAAAAGATGAAAATGCGTGAAACTTTTACTCTTCCGCTATCAAAGCAAGCAATTAAGCTATTAAATGAGTATAAAAGTAACACTTTACCAAATGATTTTTTATTTCCTAGTATTAAAAACGGCAAATTTATGAGCGAAAACACTTTGAATTTGGCTCTTAGGCGCATGGGCTTTAGTAAAGACGAAATAGTATCTCATGGCTTTAGGGCTATGTTTAGCACAATTACAAATGAAAATGCTCATATTCACGGATTTAGCCCAGATGTTATAGAAAGATGCCTAGCACACAAAGAGAAAGACAAGATAAGAGAGGCATATAACAGGGCTAATTATATGCCTTTAATGCGAGGGCTTATGCAGTGGTGGGCTGATTGGCTGAATAATCTTGAGTGCTTTGAATAA
- a CDS encoding phage tail tape measure protein, producing the protein MSKSATLTFGMDLSDFNKAMSAINRQATSFSDQIEKSIQAPMAALKKGMEQIKINPFDLEKNELIQSKIKNLTSDIKKAMTHKLNLDIEEAKKNISGLKEEIIATVGSMAVLSKPISAAIDFESSMADVKKVVDFTGEEDIKNFSSEIMKMSRTIPLSVSELAQITASGGQLGIHKKDLLNFTETAAKMGVAFDMSAGEAGDNMAKLMNIFSMEKVSQVAALGDTINHISNNTAAKASDIVNSIGRIAGNAKDFGLSADATAGLASAFLALGKTPEVASTAINSMLTVLNNADTASGDVADAFKQIGIDGKDLKQAILKNPQQALSRFLHTLSTIPKAKKTGILTSIFGKNFGDDISLVTGAIDNFDRAMKYSGDKKKVGSMESEFKARSETTENNLQLMKNAFNEIGVNVGSVFLPILNKAIDVIKWVSYQISSFAETFPGLIKFGFGAAAAITALKAAFIAKQIAVNGAVLMSGEFRKILMRLPIDCLRAGGALNTCSLSFKNFGFSMAGAKLQAGLLFNTLLLKIKAVGIAMLTNPIGIIAMSIATAAFLIYKYWQPVKAFFSGIWQGLKEGLSPLIESISAVFTPIIKIISAVFEPLKPIFSSIKSFFSSLFSQSESTKESLQGFESAGKAVGNAIAGVISLISTPLKWIMDSIKWVFDKISNSAIGKWLGEKMGINLKGADRIESSENIINPAKSQPNQNPIPVQTTQGTIDKVVQDRQAAASNQNTKTITDNKKIDINLYGSQTTPQDVALAISENSYSFGD; encoded by the coding sequence ATGAGTAAGAGTGCCACACTTACCTTTGGTATGGATTTAAGCGATTTTAATAAGGCGATGAGTGCCATCAATCGCCAAGCTACAAGCTTTAGTGATCAGATAGAAAAATCAATACAAGCTCCTATGGCGGCATTAAAAAAAGGGATGGAGCAGATAAAAATAAATCCTTTTGATTTAGAAAAAAATGAATTAATACAATCAAAAATCAAAAATTTAACTTCAGACATCAAAAAAGCCATGACTCATAAGCTAAATTTAGATATTGAGGAAGCCAAAAAAAATATAAGCGGGCTTAAAGAGGAGATTATAGCCACTGTAGGCTCTATGGCGGTTTTAAGTAAGCCTATATCAGCAGCTATTGATTTTGAAAGCTCTATGGCTGATGTAAAAAAGGTTGTTGATTTTACAGGAGAAGAGGATATAAAAAACTTCTCAAGCGAAATTATGAAAATGAGTAGAACCATACCTTTGAGTGTAAGCGAGCTAGCTCAAATAACAGCGTCCGGCGGTCAGCTTGGAATACATAAAAAAGATTTATTGAATTTTACAGAAACTGCCGCAAAGATGGGAGTTGCTTTTGATATGAGTGCAGGCGAAGCCGGTGATAATATGGCAAAACTTATGAACATCTTTAGTATGGAGAAGGTTAGTCAGGTTGCTGCTCTTGGTGACACAATAAATCATATCTCAAACAACACTGCAGCAAAAGCCAGTGATATTGTAAATTCGATAGGCAGAATAGCTGGTAACGCTAAGGATTTTGGGCTTAGTGCTGATGCTACCGCAGGTCTTGCAAGTGCTTTTTTGGCTTTAGGTAAAACGCCAGAAGTTGCATCTACGGCAATCAACTCTATGTTGACAGTTCTAAATAATGCTGATACAGCAAGTGGGGATGTAGCCGATGCATTTAAGCAGATAGGTATAGATGGTAAAGATCTAAAACAAGCAATATTAAAAAATCCACAGCAGGCTTTATCTAGATTTTTACATACCTTGTCAACAATACCAAAGGCTAAAAAAACAGGAATTTTAACCTCAATATTCGGTAAAAATTTCGGAGACGATATATCGCTTGTTACAGGTGCTATAGATAATTTTGATAGGGCTATGAAATATAGTGGAGACAAGAAGAAAGTCGGATCTATGGAATCGGAATTTAAAGCCCGTAGCGAAACGACTGAAAATAATTTACAGCTTATGAAAAATGCCTTTAATGAAATAGGAGTAAATGTTGGGTCAGTATTTTTACCTATTTTAAACAAGGCTATAGATGTTATAAAGTGGGTTAGTTATCAAATTTCAAGTTTCGCAGAGACTTTCCCTGGGCTTATAAAATTTGGATTTGGTGCAGCAGCGGCAATAACAGCCCTAAAGGCAGCATTTATAGCAAAACAAATAGCTGTAAATGGGGCTGTCTTGATGAGTGGCGAATTTAGAAAAATTTTGATGCGATTGCCTATCGATTGCCTAAGGGCAGGCGGAGCGCTAAATACTTGCTCTTTAAGCTTTAAAAATTTTGGCTTCTCAATGGCAGGCGCAAAACTCCAAGCTGGGCTACTGTTTAATACATTGCTCTTAAAAATTAAGGCTGTTGGTATCGCAATGCTAACAAATCCTATAGGAATAATAGCCATGTCAATTGCCACGGCTGCATTTTTAATATACAAATATTGGCAACCTGTAAAAGCATTTTTTAGCGGTATTTGGCAAGGATTAAAAGAGGGGCTATCTCCACTCATTGAATCAATATCTGCCGTTTTTACACCAATAATAAAAATCATATCGGCTGTATTTGAGCCGTTAAAGCCTATATTTAGCTCTATAAAGAGTTTTTTTAGCTCTCTTTTTTCTCAAAGCGAGTCCACTAAAGAAAGCTTGCAAGGATTTGAGAGTGCGGGTAAAGCTGTAGGTAATGCAATAGCTGGCGTGATCAGCTTAATATCAACACCTCTTAAATGGATCATGGATAGCATAAAGTGGGTGTTTGATAAAATATCAAATTCTGCAATAGGTAAGTGGCTAGGTGAAAAAATGGGGATAAATCTAAAGGGAGCTGACAGGATTGAATCAAGTGAAAACATTATAAACCCTGCCAAATCTCAGCCAAATCAAAATCCTATTCCAGTGCAAACTACTCAAGGCACAATAGACAAAGTAGTCCAAGATAGGCAAGCTGCCGCATCAAATCAAAACACAAAGACTATCACAGACAATAAAAAGATAGATATAAATTTATACGGATCACAAACCACACCTCAGGATGTAGCATTGGCCATTAGTGAAAATAGTTATAGTTTTGGGGATTAG
- a CDS encoding helix-turn-helix domain-containing protein, translating to MKQNVINIREIREEKGLTQKELADKLGVSLRTYQRYETNNGRLDYKKLLEISKQLGVSMDKLMGSSINIGSGNIAVSGSGNQIAGYKTTKTSSPKFKEFLDLYERYGNEVILDGFIKKLNALKEISEG from the coding sequence ATGAAACAAAATGTCATAAATATAAGAGAAATAAGAGAAGAAAAAGGCTTAACCCAAAAAGAGTTAGCAGATAAATTGGGAGTATCTCTTAGAACATATCAGAGGTATGAAACAAACAATGGAAGGTTAGATTATAAAAAATTACTAGAAATTTCAAAGCAACTAGGAGTAAGTATGGATAAACTTATGGGATCAAGCATAAACATAGGAAGTGGAAATATAGCCGTAAGCGGATCGGGCAATCAAATAGCCGGCTACAAAACTACAAAGACAAGCAGCCCTAAATTTAAGGAATTTCTTGATCTTTACGAAAGATACGGGAACGAAGTTATACTTGACGGCTTTATAAAAAAATTAAATGCTTTAAAAGAAATTTCAGAAGGATAA
- a CDS encoding antA/AntB antirepressor family protein, whose translation MNELIKISQVRMNTDEVNAVNARDLHMFLESKTDFSNWIKRRIDEADAVENTDYTSFAKKVEREIGATERIEYIITLDLAKEIAMLERNQKGKEIRRYFIECEKQLTRRIKAPSTMKEALLLALEQQEQIEALEAEQKANLPYVTFAKAVEAGATSINIGDYAKALCSNDKINVGQKRLFRWLRENGYLQKDNMPYQKYIDNGYFEVVTNTIVTTRGNMQTFTTKVTSRGQVALSPKIEFDFSKSA comes from the coding sequence ATGAATGAATTAATCAAAATTTCACAAGTAAGAATGAACACTGATGAGGTCAATGCAGTAAATGCAAGAGATCTGCATATGTTTTTGGAGAGCAAAACAGACTTTTCAAATTGGATCAAGAGAAGGATAGACGAAGCTGATGCCGTTGAAAATACCGATTATACGTCATTCGCCAAAAAAGTGGAGCGAGAAATCGGCGCAACAGAACGCATTGAATACATCATAACCTTAGATCTTGCTAAGGAAATAGCAATGCTTGAAAGAAATCAAAAAGGCAAAGAGATACGCAGGTATTTTATAGAGTGTGAAAAGCAACTAACAAGGCGCATTAAAGCCCCAAGCACTATGAAAGAAGCTCTGCTCTTAGCTCTAGAACAGCAAGAGCAAATCGAAGCTTTAGAGGCTGAGCAAAAAGCTAATTTGCCATATGTAACATTTGCCAAAGCAGTTGAAGCAGGAGCAACTAGCATAAACATAGGTGATTATGCGAAGGCGCTATGCAGTAATGACAAAATAAACGTGGGGCAAAAAAGACTTTTTAGATGGCTTAGAGAAAATGGATATTTGCAAAAAGACAATATGCCATATCAAAAATATATAGATAACGGCTACTTTGAAGTAGTGACAAACACAATTGTAACAACAAGAGGCAATATGCAAACCTTTACTACCAAAGTAACAAGCAGAGGACAGGTTGCACTATCGCCAAAGATAGAATTTGACTTTTCAAAAAGCGCTTAA
- a CDS encoding DNA-methyltransferase: MKVLDQVISDEYAIYNGDSCEVIKNFGDDSMHFIIYSPPFDSLYTYSNSDRDMSNSVNGEFMMHFEFLAYELYRVLKSGRLMAFHVMNATTSKSKDGFIGIRDLRGELIRLFQKVGFIFHSEVCIWKDPVIAQQRTKAIGLLHKQVVKDSAMSRQGLADYLIVMRKPGENLEPVEGGFTYYNGTDNFNEKFEPEKGRLDRGSIEVWSRYASPVWMDINPSKTLTKEGREDEDEKHMTPTQLDVIERAIQLWSNEGDIVFTPFLGIGSEVYQALKMRRKGIGIELKSSYFNVAVKNCKLAINEREQKSLF; this comes from the coding sequence ATGAAAGTTTTGGATCAAGTTATATCTGATGAATACGCCATATATAACGGCGATAGTTGTGAAGTTATAAAGAATTTTGGCGATGATAGTATGCATTTTATCATATACTCGCCGCCTTTTGATAGTCTTTATACTTATTCCAATTCAGATAGAGATATGAGTAATTCGGTTAATGGCGAGTTTATGATGCACTTTGAATTTTTGGCTTATGAGCTTTATAGGGTGTTAAAAAGCGGGCGACTTATGGCTTTTCATGTTATGAACGCTACAACCTCAAAAAGCAAAGACGGGTTTATCGGAATTAGGGATTTAAGAGGCGAGCTTATAAGGCTATTTCAAAAAGTAGGCTTTATATTCCACAGTGAAGTTTGCATATGGAAAGATCCTGTTATAGCTCAGCAACGCACAAAGGCGATAGGACTTTTACATAAACAAGTAGTGAAGGATAGCGCTATGAGTCGTCAAGGCTTAGCCGACTACCTAATCGTTATGAGAAAACCGGGCGAGAATTTAGAGCCTGTCGAGGGCGGATTTACTTACTATAACGGCACGGATAACTTTAACGAAAAATTTGAGCCTGAAAAAGGAAGGCTGGATCGCGGCAGCATAGAAGTATGGAGTAGATACGCAAGCCCGGTGTGGATGGATATAAACCCGAGTAAAACCCTAACCAAAGAAGGAAGAGAAGATGAGGATGAAAAGCATATGACTCCAACTCAACTTGATGTTATAGAACGTGCAATCCAACTTTGGAGCAATGAAGGCGATATTGTCTTTACTCCGTTCTTGGGAATTGGTAGTGAAGTATATCAAGCTTTAAAAATGCGTAGAAAAGGCATAGGCATAGAGCTTAAAAGCTCATATTTTAATGTTGCGGTCAAAAATTGCAAGTTGGCCATAAATGAGCGAGAGCAAAAGAGTCTGTTTTAA
- a CDS encoding helix-turn-helix domain-containing protein → MQSDFITRAQAQEILKCSVSTLWRLCKAGKIKKFQRSSKLNLYSRSDINAFIQSTQDYSANQPTTA, encoded by the coding sequence ATGCAAAGTGATTTTATAACAAGGGCGCAAGCTCAGGAGATTTTAAAATGTAGTGTAAGCACTCTATGGAGGCTTTGCAAGGCTGGCAAGATCAAAAAATTTCAAAGATCTTCAAAACTAAACCTTTACTCTAGATCGGACATTAATGCTTTTATTCAAAGCACTCAAGATTATTCAGCCAATCAGCCCACCACTGCATAA
- a CDS encoding DEAD/DEAH box helicase, with product MTYESFLNSKRRLAAFKSIDISRDELNKALFEHQKDLVQLALKKGHFAIFAMTGSGKTPMQGEWAYQIWKKEQKPVLILAPLAVAHQSINEIKNILGYDVKYCESAKDVINGINITNYEKLDKFNPCEFVALVLDESSRIKSYTSKSRDLIIQSFKSTPYKLACSATPSPNDYTELGNHTEFLNIMSLSEMLSMYFIHDGGDTSNWILKGHAVRPFWEFISTWAAFFTKPSDLGYSKAEDEKFKLPNLTMHHIEVEHASTTSLFAVAAQTLTERRQAKRDSIKDRCEAVAKICNSSDDNFLVWCELNDEGKMLKDLIKDSVEVKGSDSDEFKAKAMQDFAEGKIRVLITKPKIAGFGMNWQKHCKNVIYASLSDSFEGFFQSLRRVYRYGQKRDVDCYIVTSEAEANVISNIKRKEEEFIKMISGVLEQTKEMIQREIRRTKTIKTEYEPKMAMAMPEFLKVS from the coding sequence ATGACATATGAAAGTTTTTTAAATTCAAAGAGAAGATTGGCAGCTTTTAAAAGCATAGATATATCAAGAGATGAGTTAAATAAAGCACTTTTTGAGCATCAAAAGGATTTAGTCCAGCTTGCACTTAAAAAAGGGCATTTTGCAATATTTGCAATGACAGGAAGTGGCAAAACTCCTATGCAAGGAGAGTGGGCTTATCAAATTTGGAAAAAAGAGCAAAAGCCGGTTTTGATATTAGCTCCTTTAGCGGTAGCTCATCAAAGCATAAATGAGATAAAAAATATACTAGGCTATGACGTTAAATATTGTGAAAGTGCCAAAGATGTGATTAATGGTATTAACATAACAAACTACGAGAAGCTCGATAAATTTAATCCGTGCGAGTTTGTAGCGCTTGTATTAGATGAAAGCAGTAGGATCAAAAGCTATACATCTAAAAGCAGAGATTTAATTATACAGAGCTTTAAATCTACTCCATACAAACTCGCATGCTCAGCAACGCCATCGCCAAATGACTATACGGAGCTAGGTAATCATACAGAATTTTTAAACATAATGAGCTTAAGTGAAATGCTATCTATGTATTTTATACATGATGGTGGAGATACTTCAAATTGGATATTAAAAGGGCATGCGGTTAGGCCTTTTTGGGAATTTATAAGCACTTGGGCTGCATTTTTTACAAAGCCTAGCGATCTTGGATACTCTAAAGCGGAAGATGAAAAATTTAAGCTGCCAAATTTAACTATGCATCACATAGAAGTAGAGCATGCAAGCACTACTTCGCTTTTTGCTGTGGCTGCACAAACCTTAACGGAGCGTAGGCAAGCAAAGAGAGATAGCATAAAAGATAGGTGTGAGGCTGTTGCTAAAATTTGTAACTCTAGCGATGATAACTTCTTGGTTTGGTGTGAGCTAAATGATGAAGGAAAGATGCTAAAGGATCTCATAAAAGATAGTGTTGAGGTCAAAGGTAGCGATAGCGATGAGTTTAAGGCTAAAGCTATGCAGGACTTCGCAGAAGGCAAGATAAGAGTTTTAATCACAAAGCCAAAAATAGCAGGGTTTGGAATGAACTGGCAAAAGCATTGTAAAAATGTAATATATGCGAGCTTATCGGATAGCTTTGAGGGATTTTTCCAAAGCTTGAGGCGAGTTTATAGATATGGCCAAAAGCGAGATGTGGATTGCTATATAGTCACTAGTGAAGCGGAAGCCAATGTAATATCTAATATAAAGCGCAAAGAAGAAGAGTTTATAAAGATGATAAGCGGGGTTTTGGAGCAAACAAAAGAGATGATTCAAAGAGAGATAAGGCGGACAAAAACGATCAAAACAGAGTATGAGCCAAAAATGGCTATGGCTATGCCAGAGTTTTTAAAAGTGAGTTGA